CACGTCACCTAGCTCTTCACAGTCGACTTCGCCTTCCAGCTCGTCCTCTGCTGACCAGAGCCAGAATCCGTCCAGCAGCACCAGCGGACAGACCGGCGCAGCTTCTTCGAGCTCCGCGTCGGGCGTTCCGCAGAGCGATATGGGCGGGGACGCGACCAGCAAGATTCAGTCTGCTCTGCAGCAGAACTCGAACCTCTCTGGCGTGACCGTGAGCACCGATGCGAAGGGCAACATTGAACTGAGCGGAACCGCGAACAGCTCGCAGGACCGTAAAGAAGCAGTCCGCATCGCGAAGGACAATGCAAACGGCAAGAAGGTAAAGGACCACATCAAAGTT
This sequence is a window from Terriglobales bacterium. Protein-coding genes within it:
- a CDS encoding BON domain-containing protein, with the translated sequence MPQSDQSSTSPSTSSSQSTSPSSSQSTSPSSSSSADQSQNPSSSTSGQTGAASSSSASGVPQSDMGGDATSKIQSALQQNSNLSGVTVSTDAKGNIELSGTANSSQDRKEAVRIAKDNANGKKVKDHIKVSGSANNNNSSNPMSH